The following are encoded together in the Lathyrus oleraceus cultivar Zhongwan6 chromosome 3, CAAS_Psat_ZW6_1.0, whole genome shotgun sequence genome:
- the LOC127125651 gene encoding glucosamine 6-phosphate N-acetyltransferase: MQNSEEQNFRIRRLEITDKRKGFIELLQQLTVCDSVSEKDFEDRFREVDSLGDDHVIGVIEDEVAGKIIATGCVFVEKKFIRNCGKVGHIEDVVVDSSARGKQLGKKVVEFLTDHARSVGCYKVILDCTVKNTVFYEKCGFKQKDVQMAMYFG; this comes from the coding sequence ATGCAAAACAGCGAGGAACAAAACTTTAGAATCCGAAGATTAGAGATTACAGATAAGAGAAAAGGATTCATAGAGTTACTGCAACAGCTTACAGTTTGCGATTCAGTTTCTGAGAAGGATTTTGAGGATCGATTTCGGGAGGTTGATTCACTTGGAGATGATCATGTTATCGGCGTTATTGAAGATGAGGTTGCCGGAAAGATTATCGCAACGGGGTGTGTGTTTGTTGAGAAGAAATTTATAAGAAATTGTGGTAAAGTTGGACATATtgaagatgttgttgttgattCCAGTGCTCGTGGGAAGCAATTGGGGAAGAAAGTGGTTGAATTTCTCACTGATCATGCTCGTTCTGTTGGGTGCTACAAGGTTATTCTTGATTGCACGGTTAAGAATACGGTATTCTATGAGAAGTGTGGTTTTAAGCAGAAGGATGTTCAAATGGCTATGTATTTTGGTTGA
- the LOC127125650 gene encoding iron-sulfur assembly protein IscA-like 2, mitochondrial, with amino-acid sequence MQRTLFRRLAPSLAARYQRNENLLTSFSSLSFSSSSSASSVLHHATSSSSSSADVEPVHITENCVRRIKELDSNEPSSAGKMLRLSVETGGCSGFQYAFNLEDRVNSDDRVFEKEGIKLVVDNISYDFVKGATVDYVEELIRSAFVVTENPSAVGGCSCKSSFMVKQ; translated from the exons ATGCAAAGGACGCTGTTTCGACGGCTCGCTCCATCGTTGGCAGCACGATATCAACGCAACGAGAATCTTCTAACCTCTTTCTCTTctttatctttttcttcttcttcttcggCTTCTTCGGTTCTTCACCATGCCACgtcttcgtcttcttcttctgCTGACGTGGAACCTGTTCACATAACCGAAAACTGCGTTCGA AGAATTAAGGAACTGGATTCTAATGAACCATCATCTGCTGGAAAAATGCTTCGTTTGAGTGTAGAAACTGGCGGATGTTCGGGATTCCAGTATGCTTTTAATCTGGAAGACAGAGTCAACTCGGACGATAG AGTTTTCGAGAAGGAAGGAATTAAATTGGTTGTTGACAATATTTCATACGACTTTGTTAAAGGCGCGACTGTTGATTATGTCGAGGAGCTAATCCGTTCGGCTTTCGTA GTGACTGAGAACCCCAGTGCAGTTGGCGGTTGTAGCTGTAAAAGTTCCTTCATGGTGAAACAGTAG